The bacterium genome contains the following window.
CCTGCACACCATGTTGCAGGGTTTCAACTCGTTGTCCGATCAGATTGTAGACCGCGAGGTCAAGCTCAGAGCTGTGGGCCAGCTCGTACTCGATCTGGAGGACACTGTTAAAGGGATTGGGGAAGGCGGAAAGGATGAAGGATGAAGGATGAAGGATGAAGCGAGACTCTTCCACTTCAAGATACGTGTCCCAGCCGACGGAGGCGATACGAAGAATCGTAGGCTGATCGTATCCGGTCTCACGCTCCGTCCACGCGGCGACCAGAAGCCCGTCGTCGGACAGGGACAGGGCGGCCTCGACGATCTCGTGTCCTTCGCTCGGCCAGTGGATTGCTCCGGCGGGGAAGACCGGCGCGCCCGTGGTGTCGGCGCGATAGAGAACCAATCCCGTGCCGTAGCGTGCCAGCCAGGCAATGCCGAAATCGGGATGGGAAGCGGCAATGATCGGCTCATCGTTCAAAGTCTGAACCACGGTGCATGCAGAAAGGTTGTCAATTCGCAGCAACTCCGCCGGGCGGGTTGTGAAGGAACGCGAGACCAGAAAAAGTACATCGCCCTCCGTGAAGAGAGCACCGACACTGCGCGCGCCACGAAAGATGAAATGAAGTTCCTGAATTCCAAATCCCGTGTTGTTATTCCAGAGTGGTCTGCTGAAGGTGATGCCGGAGTAGTCGCCACATATGAGGACAATGTCCGAGTCGGATTCGGATCCGAAAACGTCAACAGATAGACCTTCTTCCGGCCATGGACCGAAAAAGGAGTTCCCGCAAATCCGAAAGCTGTCTCCTGAGGCAAACGACAAGGCAACCGGACCCGCTCCGGCCTCTCCCCAGAACCAGGGATTGTCATACTCCCACTCATTAAGCCATGACGCGAAGAAACCACCGCCGGTACGCGGGCTAAGGGCAAGCGCATGGTTGATGCTGACGGAAATCCATTCGCCGCTATACATGACCGTGCCCGAATCAACAACCAAGCCGGAGTCAAGAGTGTCAAGCCCGCGAGAGACGATGGTGCGGTTGTATCCAGCCGTTGCGTCATATACCAGTGCCGCCCATCCGTCATTCGCTATAACGACATCGCATAATTGCCGCGCCCAACCCGTTCCCGTCATGGGAAACATCGTGGGGCCGGTGACGATGTTGCCCGTTTCGATTGCCACTGCCGCATGAAGAACCGAATCACCGAGCTGATAAAATACATCAGCGATGGATCCGTTACGGACGGCAACGTGCGGATTGGTGAGCGCCGCCGTGCCATGCGTGTTTACGACTTCAAACGGCCCAGTGAGCGGCTGGGCGGCGGCCGTTGCGACAATAAGCAATAACAGGATCAAGTGCCGCATCATAACCCCCTTCCCTTTTATGGGACAAATAGAACCTTTGTTGTCTTGACTTGACTTCCGGCGGTCAGTCGGATAAAGTATAGCCCGCCTGCACAATGTGGTGTCCACGTCGCCTCGTGCTGCCCCGCTTCCCCTCGTCCGTTCCGCAGCGTCTCCACCTGCTGTC
Protein-coding sequences here:
- a CDS encoding T9SS type A sorting domain-containing protein, translating into MMRHLILLLLIVATAAAQPLTGPFEVVNTHGTAALTNPHVAVRNGSIADVFYQLGDSVLHAAVAIETGNIVTGPTMFPMTGTGWARQLCDVVIANDGWAALVYDATAGYNRTIVSRGLDTLDSGLVVDSGTVMYSGEWISVSINHALALSPRTGGGFFASWLNEWEYDNPWFWGEAGAGPVALSFASGDSFRICGNSFFGPWPEEGLSVDVFGSESDSDIVLICGDYSGITFSRPLWNNNTGFGIQELHFIFRGARSVGALFTEGDVLFLVSRSFTTRPAELLRIDNLSACTVVQTLNDEPIIAASHPDFGIAWLARYGTGLVLYRADTTGAPVFPAGAIHWPSEGHEIVEAALSLSDDGLLVAAWTERETGYDQPTILRIASVGWDTYLEVEESRFILHPSSFILSAFPNPFNSVLQIEYELAHSSELDLAVYNLIGQRVETLQHGVQEAGTYRATWLPKSAGGIYFVTLTTDAASRTAKVLYLR